The proteins below come from a single Necator americanus strain Aroian chromosome V, whole genome shotgun sequence genomic window:
- a CDS encoding hypothetical protein (NECATOR_CHRV.G18576.T1) gives MNVDPLQFHLNASYRVGSKRREVRCSCVCGCARSAAVKLEIGIEEYENTLFLNGSIIIENTFLRIFRLPNLAKIECTTRPCVVIRNNSQLISIDLPELNEIIYKEQPADEPVVLLQGDALAITKDDVKTLKTLTGGHLTIEHEVVVDTNKYKFEKRGIDARQEVIMTKGMLEVRSISINAKTSRYLVEDYQKKNPTKTFSEAVVDIKGTAGQMQPILNRRNRAVLRETIKHMKEKN, from the exons ATGAACGTAGATCCCCTGCAGTTTCATCTCAATGCTAGTTACAGAg tcgggtcaaaacgccgtgaagttcggtgcagttgtgtatgcggttgcgctcgaagcgctgcggtgAAGCTAGAGATTgggatcgag GAATACGAGAACACACTTTTCTTGAACGGTTCaattattattgaaaatacCTTTCTGAGAATATTTCGTCTACCTAACCTAGCGAAGATTGAATGCACAACCA GACCCTGTGTCGTAATTCGGAACAACTCGCAATTAATCTCCATTGACCTTCCTGAGCTGAACGAGATTATCTACAAAGAACAGCCTGCTGATGAGCCG GTGGTTTTACTTCAAGGAGATGCTCTTGCGATTACAAAAGATGATGTTAAAACATTGAAAACTCTCACTGGAGGCCATCTAACTATTGAACACGAAGTTGTTGTGgatacaaacaaatacaaatttgaGAAACGTGGAATTGATGCG AGACAAGAAGTAATCATGACAAAAGGGATGTTAGAAGTGAGAAGTATCAGCATAAATGCTAAGACAAGTCG ATACCTCGTGGAAGattatcaaaagaaaaaccctACGAAGACCTTCAGTGAG GCAGTGGTCGATATTAAAGGGACTGCTGGA cAAATGCAACCTATTCTCAACCGGCGTAATCGTGCTGTTCTTCGCGAAACTATAAAacatatgaaagaaaagaattag
- a CDS encoding hypothetical protein (NECATOR_CHRV.G18576.T2), protein MLVTEVVFVLTSLFSVGSPHCTTCVAIHGDINLEAGATDGQLKEYENTLFLNGSIIIENTFLRIFRLPNLAKIECTTRPCVVIRNNSQLISIDLPELNEIIYKEQPADEPVVLLQGDALAITKDDVKTLKTLTGGHLTIEHEVVVDTNKYKFEKPPEFLHVDTVLLILCCGLVLFVIFQVLVSIVFLSRGLWLKRQEVIMTKGMLEVRSISINAKTSRYLVEDYQKKNPTKTFSEAVVDIKGTAGQMQPILNRRNRAVLRETIKHMKEKN, encoded by the exons ATGCTAGTTACAGAggtggtttttgttttgaccAGCTTATTCAGTG TTGGTTCACCTCATTGTACAACATGCGTGGCGATTCATGGTGATATTAATTTGGAAGCAGGTGCAACAGATGGCCAGTTAAAG GAATACGAGAACACACTTTTCTTGAACGGTTCaattattattgaaaatacCTTTCTGAGAATATTTCGTCTACCTAACCTAGCGAAGATTGAATGCACAACCA GACCCTGTGTCGTAATTCGGAACAACTCGCAATTAATCTCCATTGACCTTCCTGAGCTGAACGAGATTATCTACAAAGAACAGCCTGCTGATGAGCCG GTGGTTTTACTTCAAGGAGATGCTCTTGCGATTACAAAAGATGATGTTAAAACATTGAAAACTCTCACTGGAGGCCATCTAACTATTGAACACGAAGTTGTTGTGgatacaaacaaatacaaatttgaGAAAC CTCCTGAATTTTTACATGTGGATACAGTGCTTCTCATTTTATGTTGTGGATTAGttctatttgttattttccaaGTACTAGTTTCAATTGTATTCCTTTCAAGAGGACTGTGGCTTAAG AGACAAGAAGTAATCATGACAAAAGGGATGTTAGAAGTGAGAAGTATCAGCATAAATGCTAAGACAAGTCG ATACCTCGTGGAAGattatcaaaagaaaaaccctACGAAGACCTTCAGTGAG GCAGTGGTCGATATTAAAGGGACTGCTGGA cAAATGCAACCTATTCTCAACCGGCGTAATCGTGCTGTTCTTCGCGAAACTATAAAacatatgaaagaaaagaattag
- a CDS encoding hypothetical protein (NECATOR_CHRV.G18576.T3) codes for MWLFRTTARHFYCSVEVGSPHCTTCVAIHGDINLEAGATDGQLKEYENTLFLNGSIIIENTFLRIFRLPNLAKIECTTRPCVVIRNNSQLISIDLPELNEIIYKEQPADEPVVLLQGDALAITKDDVKTLKTLTGGHLTIEHEVVVDTNKYKFEKPPEFLHVDTVLLILCCGLVLFVIFQVLVSIVFLSRGLWLKRQEVIMTKGMLEVRSISINAKTSRYLVEDYQKKNPTKTFSEAVVDIKGTAGQMQPILNRRNRAVLRETIKHMKEKN; via the exons ATGTGGTTGTTCCGCACTACTGCACGTCATTTTTACTGTTCTGTGGAAG TTGGTTCACCTCATTGTACAACATGCGTGGCGATTCATGGTGATATTAATTTGGAAGCAGGTGCAACAGATGGCCAGTTAAAG GAATACGAGAACACACTTTTCTTGAACGGTTCaattattattgaaaatacCTTTCTGAGAATATTTCGTCTACCTAACCTAGCGAAGATTGAATGCACAACCA GACCCTGTGTCGTAATTCGGAACAACTCGCAATTAATCTCCATTGACCTTCCTGAGCTGAACGAGATTATCTACAAAGAACAGCCTGCTGATGAGCCG GTGGTTTTACTTCAAGGAGATGCTCTTGCGATTACAAAAGATGATGTTAAAACATTGAAAACTCTCACTGGAGGCCATCTAACTATTGAACACGAAGTTGTTGTGgatacaaacaaatacaaatttgaGAAAC CTCCTGAATTTTTACATGTGGATACAGTGCTTCTCATTTTATGTTGTGGATTAGttctatttgttattttccaaGTACTAGTTTCAATTGTATTCCTTTCAAGAGGACTGTGGCTTAAG AGACAAGAAGTAATCATGACAAAAGGGATGTTAGAAGTGAGAAGTATCAGCATAAATGCTAAGACAAGTCG ATACCTCGTGGAAGattatcaaaagaaaaaccctACGAAGACCTTCAGTGAG GCAGTGGTCGATATTAAAGGGACTGCTGGA cAAATGCAACCTATTCTCAACCGGCGTAATCGTGCTGTTCTTCGCGAAACTATAAAacatatgaaagaaaagaattag
- a CDS encoding hypothetical protein (NECATOR_CHRV.G18577.T1), whose protein sequence is MKTVRDVGFGPAAEIGGSRSPSNNMRTGIRSWVSQTTDVRGLKSIEKTRKLGRWVPHVKTQYDMDRCPDMALPLKSLTHTWLEHLGTGVEKRIPYSNIHRRAQWVDKGADAEDVPKLKYTAKTLCSAYGRAYLALNTGSCLLRDAR, encoded by the coding sequence ATGAAGACCGTTCGGGACGTTGGATTTGGACCTGCTGCGGAGATAGGTGGAAGCCGATCCCCATCAAACAACATGCGAACTGGCATTCGCTCCTGGGTGAGCCAAACCACAGATGTTCGCGGATTAAAGTCAATCGAGAAGACGCGAAAACTCGGTCGATGGGTACCTCATGTTAAAACGCAGTATGACATGGACCGCTGCCCTGACATGGCACTTCCTCTCAAGTCTCTCACCCACACGTGGCTTGAGCACCTAGGCACCGGGGTTGAGAAGCGGATACCCTATTCAAACATACACCGGCGTGCTCAATGGGTTGACAAAGGTGCGGATGCAGAAGACGTGCCTAAACTCAAGTACACGGCGAAAACGTTATGCTCTGCATATGGTAGAGCGTACCTGGCGTTGAATACTGGAAGCTGCCTGCTTAGGGATGCACGGTAA
- a CDS encoding hypothetical protein (NECATOR_CHRV.G18578.T1) — MPRFKEALVITLLLLLLLLLLLLLLLLLLLLLLLLLLLLLLLLLLLLLLLKSSLVIYAHSAVIRLCFICF; from the exons atgccaagattcaaggaag CCCTAGTTatcacattattattattattattattattattattattattattattattattattattattattattattattattattattattactattattattattattattattattattattattaaaatcgTCCCTTGTCATTTATGCTCATTCGGCCGTAATTCGCTTGTGTTTCATCTGTTTTTGA
- a CDS encoding hypothetical protein (NECATOR_CHRV.G18579.T1): MRCLLLLFALLATVFALRLKIQDRLAFPYLNGMIRPSISDDDYDRYLSELGSQLFKRSSDYNQFMRSKD, translated from the exons ATGCGTTGTCTACTGCTGCTCTTCGCTCTTCTAGCCACCGTATTTGCTTTACGGCTAAAAATcca AGATCGCCTTGCGTTTCCATATCTCAACGGCATGATTAGACCTAGTATTAGCGA TGATGACTATGATCGATATCTATCAGAGCTTGGCTCACAACTCTTCAAACGTTCTTCGGACTACAACCAATTTATGAGGTCAAAAGATTGA